The Larimichthys crocea isolate SSNF unplaced genomic scaffold, L_crocea_2.0 scaffold616, whole genome shotgun sequence nucleotide sequence CACCAACACTTCCTATCTGGTTAGGAAGGCACACCAGCGCCTCTACTTCCTCAGAGGGCTGCGGCGCGCTGGACTGGGGAGCTCAGTCCTGACCTCCTTCTATAGATGTGTGGTGAAAGCGTTCATGTGCACCTGCATCAACGTGTGGCACGGCAactgctctgcagcagagaagaaggctCTGCAGAGGGTGGTTAAAGCTGCACAGGGACTGTGGGATGCAGCCTACCCCACCCACGGACATTTACACCTCCAGGTGCAGGAAAAGGGCCTCCTGCATCATGAAGGACCCCACTCACCCCCACACGCTCTGTTTGCCCCTCTCCCTCGGGCAGGAGGCTGCGGAGCATTAAGAGCAGGACCACCAGACTTAGGAAACAGCTTCTCCCAGAACTGTGAGCACTGTGAACTCTGGAGGATCCCTGTAGCCCCTGCCCCTCATCCCCAaacccaccccccacccccatcccCCATCTGGACCCCCcaccacagatgcacagacaataatacaaaataacttTGCACTGCAATCTGCCcaatgcagttgtttgcacaacctggacacttgcaTATCCACTTACCTCACCctggtgttatactgttgttgtttttctatttattgtatatacttttcttaaatttaaatttgcctttactttttatattttactctcTCTATATtatcttaatatatatatattttatatatatatatatattattatatatattatatatattttattttatattattttatattttatttatatttggatattgggctgctccaggaccaggggaaaccaatttcgtttcatcccatgtttacatgtgttgtaatgacaaataaaactccttgaatccttgaatccttgaatcctaacatgttaattttaacatgctaatgttaattaacattagccactaggaattaagtacatgctcatgttaacatgctaaagctaacctgctaaAGAATTGttagcgcgttgtctgtctaaatgacagacaagacagcagagcagctagggtgttaacaattagcattagccattaagtattaaataatggttacctgctaatgcttattgattactattagccactaagaattaaatacatgctcattgctaactgtaaagacatgctaactggtatCATTAGcaaccaatgctaaaattaatgcaaatgctaacatattaatcaacattagccactaaaaattgaagacatggtaattgttaacacgctaatgtcAATTGCTTGCGCGGCAccgctagctgctcctgtgtctaaataaacatgttaaaaatgactatttgaggtgtgctttttgactacagaccgCCGGgaacagcccactcgtcactctcaaaatttctgcgtGAATTTTCTAGTTTGACAAATGGAATCCTCCCTTATGACAGACTGTGGTGAGGTTTGAGATCAGTTTCACTGCTTCCTGTTCTGTGGGCACAGATTTTAAACAGTCATCCATATAAAAGTTTTCCATGATTGTGCTTGTTGCCTCAGGAGGAAACCTGTTTGTGTTGTCCTATGCGGTCTTCTGAGTGCAAAGTTGGCAATGCTGGATGAAGAGACAGCTCCAAATAAGTGAACAGTCATCCGAAATTCCTCAGGTGCATTACCTATGTTTCCTTGTGGCCACCATAAAAATCGCAGGAAGTCTGTATCGCTTTCCATTACCTTGACCTAATGAAACATGGCCTGTATATCTGACATCATCACTACTGGTTCCTGAAAGCGTGCCAGCACTCCCATCAGATTGGGGCCTTGGAGTAGTTCAGGGTTGATGGATGTTCCCTGGAATGATGCACCACAATCaaaaaattgttttcttttttggatgATACACCCCATGATGAGGTATATACCAAACTTCCCATCAGTTCAGTTCACTTGTGCTGGGGGAACAATTTCAGCCTCTTACATTGAGATTGACGGTCAGTACTTTATACTTAATACTTTATATACTactatattaagaatattttcactacTTTACCTTGCCAGCCGACAGACTTCTTCTTTGGCACTTAACTGCAAAACTTCCAACTACTCTTCCCGCTATATTTTGCCATAGATCAACTGTTTGGATCAGAAAGTTGCAGATCAGACTGAATTCAGTCTTcatattcatttcaaatacggtgtatgcttgtgtttttctgaaacGCAGCACAGGTTAATGGCATAGAAATAAAGTTGTCTAACAGCAAGTTTAAGTGGTAAAAGTATTCTTAATATAGTGGGCTTTTTATgtctaaaatctgttttgttgtttgttttgcagtacATGCCTGACTTCAGAATACCTGAACTTTCCCTTTAAGTTAaagaatttatatttatagtaaaaacttaaaaactgtCAGATTGATCTGAAAACTTTAATGAGGTCAACAGTTAGTAGTTtttttagtagtagtatttagtagtatttttagtgtgtttacacaAAAGTcatcaaaatgtgatgatgtacaAAATATAGAAACCCCATATTTAATAGCACAGACAActtcaattaaaaaattaaatattgaaacTGATCAATTTTATTGTGTCTAGAAAATAATATGCCAATTTTAAATTGAAACACGTTtcaaaaaagtttggactgtgGCCAGAACCTGTATATAACATTCAGGATTAATGCAAATGTACATAATATCATTAAAGCTGAAAAACAATATTGGATGGCCTTGATCTCCAGGCTCTCGAACATCActgcatcaaaaacagacacaattcTGTCGTGGACATTACTGCATGAGCTGAGGAGTGTTGGGAGAAGAGGTGTTAAACAGAGGGCTAAACATGACCCTGTCCAACCTTTGTTGCAATGTGTTGCATCTCAATATGGGAGCATTAGAACATCTTTGTTTCAACAACTGATAAGGTGTCTtgtgatattttcatttaaataggTTTTGCACAAAGATTCCCACAATGtcaattaatataaaataagaaGACAAACATTATTTCACAAACAAGGTCCCTAAAAGCCTGTTTGATAaagaaagtacattttgttgACTTCTTACTAAATGGTTGGTGCTTTTTACTTTGAACTGTGGCAACAGGAGACGACCACACAGCAACAGTAATTCAACTAGTTACATATCACCACATGTATCACGACATATGAATTAATCAGACATCATGActttataaagtaaaaaatcaaCATACATCTAAAAAAGATTTGAGCAGTGATATTTCAGTTTAAGAGTTCTCAATAGTTGTTTCTAACTTGAGAATTCTACACGTCACAACTCAATAAATGGTATTTGGATCTAAATCTGATAAtcaatgtgtttgtatttctcaGCCAAAGACGCTGAAGCCGAAGAAGGTGCTCCTCAGGCAGAGCAACATGTCTTCTGTGCTGGCAGTGAGGCAGAAGGCCTGGATGGTTTTCTTCATTGGGACGGGAGATGGGCAGCTCATTAAGGTGAGTATAAGAAGTTCAATGATGTGCAAACTAtccattatttcatttattaacaGTCAACAAAATTAACTTTAAGTCACAGTGACGTGAAAAAGACAATTTTTGAGCAGCTTACTGCTTGCGTCATATTATccaaatataattttatttaggAATCATCTTCTTCTTAATAATGTCCAACTCTTCTGATTGGCTTCTGAAACATAATTGTGgaaaacacaaattcacacataataaacacaaattcaGTAATTATCCTGTATCGAACGTCACTTATCCTATTTTTGTGTAGAACATTTGTGGGGAAATACATAATGGCTTAAATGGCTTTATTTTTTGGCAGCTCTATGATAAAGCTTATGAACAATCCTCAATGTTTTTTGATGGTATGCATTGATCACCACTTCTACCACTGGATTCTTCTGCTGTCtccctttttactttttttatgtaatgttcTCTTAGTTGAAGATATTTAAATAAGTCTTTATTCCTAAGTGCAAATCTGTTCTTCGAATCTTTTTCAGTGACAATAAAGTGCATTCATTCCCTTTTTTCATCCATTCTTTAAATGTTGAATCATACAACCCTGGCTTGAACAATCCAAAGCTatgcatttgaacattttttgatttctttttttaatttaggtTGTCTGGTAAGAGTTGTGGTAGCTGTCGACTTCATCTTTTAGATACCAAACCATAGACATGCATTAACAGTGTTTCCACAGGACTGTGGCAGGAAATCTCACGGTGTGGTGCCTGGATGATGTTTTGTAATAGTCTTAACTCTATTTGCGTGTTTGTGGTCAACCAAGGTATCAGTTTGACAGAGTTTCAGAGCAGCATAGTCTTCTCATTGGTGAATCATTTCAGTGGTtggaaaaaagaataaaactgttttacaCATTGAAGTTTGTGGTGTGAGACTAGCTTGTGATCTTTTAAATCATACTCTCTGTAGAGTGTTTGTCCCCATGTTTTGACGTCCCTTCTTTCCAGTTCAGTTTTGCCTTGTACCttaaaacagagacaaagcTAAATTTTGTTGTCAGCTGTCGTGGACAAGAACTATCACACGTCTGTCCCAGGGCTCTACGGGCCAATGACGACCGTCAAGTATTTCCCAAATGCACCTGGATCATGGATCGTAAAATGTGTACGTGCCACTTCTACCCAACCAGGTAGGTGTATGTACATCTATAGCTCACATGTTAGACTGTGCTGAACACAGGACTACATTTACAATGCCTTATGTAACTCATTCACAAAGtgttgttgttaaatgtgtgttctgttcTAGATGGAGCGTGTACCTGTGTCAAAGTGCAGCATACCACAAGTGCAGGACTGTTGGTCTGCACAGGATCCATACTGTGTCTGGTGCAGTTCTAAAAGAAGGTCAGGGGAACAACACATGCAGTTGACACTTTCAAACAGTTCTAAACTTGGTTTAAACGTCATTTTCTCTTCCTAGTTGCACATTTGAAGATGACTGCCCAGATTCAGACTGGGTATCTATTCCTGATGATTCTCAGCACAAAATGGTTTCCTACAAAGTTGTAAAGGACAGCACTGATCAGGTACAGATTACATACAAGTCTTAACTATAATCAGTTGTGACTGTctgttatttctctttttaaaacttACACACTTCTCagatcacacactcacatccagACACACTCGACTCTGGGCCAGCAGGCGCTGTCTAAATTCACCTGTCAATTCTCTCCAAGTTCCAGTTCCAGTGAGTTTTGTAGCAGGCAAAGCCCTCCTCCACAATTCCCAAAATGCACCTGCATCCTTACAATAGCACACTTCCTGTTGAAGGTAAGTGACGTTTGATACATAAAACAATACAGTGAGTTTAACCCTGACAATCAAAGACCTTCACATTGTGTCGTCTTGTGTTATATATTTGTTACATCACACAACAAGTGTGTTGCTAACAAATGATGACTGAGACTCTGACATTCACTGTATTATTTCCAATGAACAGGCCTGGATGTCACAGTTAAGGTTAGACTTGGGAACACACATATTAATGACAGTCTAAAGATATCCAACTGTGCTGACATCAGGGGACCACCAACTTCTGTCCTGTAagtcctcttccttcctttgtgtcttaaaggatcagtgtgtagttttggttttctgttctaggctactgtagaaatattgTGGTACAACATGAATCCACAGtgcctgtagatataaaaggcatTCATTTTCAGGGGATtatacaataatgaaaacatgaagttctgaatattctatttctgccatattctgtaaatagagcacCCTAAGTCTCACACACTGGGTCTTTAAGCTGTTGCTGAAACACATGATCAGTCAGATGCATCACTAATGAAATTAGTAGGCCACAGATCCACTTCAGGAATCACTTCAGGGTATATTCtagctcattttgttttgaaaatacGGGTACAGTGTACTACTATGGACTGTATAAGTACCTTGCTGCACAGAATAGGAATGTGTGTTCTAGGGCCAAGGCCTAAATGTCATCcaaaatgaatgagtgaaagTACACAGAACTGACTACATGTGTCTATAGATTGAGTAGGTAGAATAGAAAACTGTCGGCTGTAATCAGACccaaagagattttttttttccaatactGGGTCCAATGATAATAACTTCATTGACTACATATTACTATCTCATGGTATCGACAAGAATCGTTTTgtatcatttgttttctcttcaggTGTCGGAAGTGTATCCAGGCTGGATGTGGCTGGAGCACAAACGGCTGTTCGTGGACACAACAAGGAGAGCAGAATGTAgtgatgcatgtttttatgtatttatctaaCATGAGCTTTTCCAGACTACATGCACGTTTGCATCCATGCTATGTCTATATTAGACAACAGCAGCACATTCATTTGTAAAAGTGATATTGAATAATTTCATCATTTCTCAATAGTACCTTCACAGTGAAAGTCATTTGAACATGCTTAATGTCTTCCTCTCTTTAACCTCCTGCAGGACAGCGCTTGCAAAATGATTACATCTGGGACAAACTTTTCTGTGAGTCTGAACCTCAATTCTCACACCTTCTTCCTCTGATGCTTATCTAATCCACATTCAGtagtactactactagtactactagtaggcAGTAATACATTAAAATTGATatctttgtgttgctgtcttATTGTCGTGGTTGTTGTGTATGTCGAAACAGAGATTCATCCTCCATTCTCTCCCAGTGTCGTTGTCTTTCTCATCGGCAAGCAACAACGcgttgtgtgtctgtctcttaaCCTTGGTTTAACGTGACCAGTGATGGGTTCCAGTTAGACATGAACGCAATGCACCAAGAGTGAGTCGTTTTATGGGCAACTAAGATTAACTTAGCACTAAGCATAATCTTACATAGCCGTATCTTACCATGGCTTTAGGAATGCCACCGCAGTATATAATTGACCGAGTAGATTCAACGCTAGTAGTGTGTGATTTGCTTTCCACAAGCTGGACACCTGGTTTTTGTGCGTCAAATAATTGTAGCAAATTGCAGATTTATTAACTCCTGCAGTTTTGGCTGTGATTACAGAGATTAGGCCCTCAGTGTTATATTTAGGAAACGCCTCAAATTGAACTCTATAGCTAGTTTTCCCTTAACCAGTTTAGTTTTCCAGTATAGATTTTGAATGCGATTTGACCACTTATATATTTCCATCTTCAGTTTCAAAtctttctttagtttttatatGATGCAATTTGCAAAGCATCTAGAATTATCATTTGGACGTGTTCGAATGCATGCTTCATTTCTTGGTTACTATAGTGTGAAAGACAATTAATTATCTTGGGGCAGATGTGCTATGGTTCTAGCTGCTTTGAAAGGTTTCTGcatattttttcacattctAACCAAGTAGTTCTATGCAAAAATATAATACCAGTATCATCTCTCTGATCAGGTTATCTTGTATTGGTATATAAGGTGGGACTGTGGCATGAAGTTTGGACTATTCACCGTCCATAAATTAAAGGCGCGTGTGTCAAAGTTCCTGTGTGTCCTATCCTGATGACAGTTGCGCATGGTACTATGCTTCTAATTCACCTACTCCGTCATCACCATCCTGCACCAAGTATGCTATCCAAGCAGCACCTGGAGCAAGGTCTATGACAGCATCTGGTTGGTCTTTTTTATATTCCCAACATAATGCTAGCTGATAAAAAACTCTTTCTGATGACTTGTcaacaaattaaataacatCTGTTTAATGTTAGGTTGTTCAAAATTTAAAGAGGAAATTGCTTCGTTTATGGACCTAACAACCACAATTCTATATACTCCTGTACTGAAATTTGTCGAGAGATGACACGATGATTTAACACTTTGACTATGGGGAAAGTTTACAAGACTACAAGCCTAAGCATGTGAAAGAATAGTGTTCCTGACTGAGCATTGCTTTGTCACTAACTTTAATAGAGACTTATTCTAGGGAACAATGTTAGTAACTGAGCAACCGTTACAGTTTAAGACTATACGACTACGACTATACTACTATACAACTATAAGACCCTTAATGGTTTTAATGACCTGCTTGTGTTTACCACACATGCCTCTCTTGTAGTCCAACCCCAGGCCAAAATGTCAACTTGATATGTTGTTAAAAAACCACTAGGCTGACCTCTATGAAATTTGTAGTGGGTATTCAAGATCCCCTAGGGATGAACCATAATGTTTTTGAGGACCATGTTAGTaacccttttttaaatgttctacAGGTAGCCACATTTTCAGGGGTGTTCTTATTTTGTCCCAATCATATTGTAGAGTGTAATAAACATGAAGCTACCAGGGGCCACGGTATGTAGAGAGAAATCCACATTGTGGCTGCCACAGATGTAGTTTTTATCCATCACATTATCGTATCACATCTCATAAGAAAATGTTCTCTGCTATCGAATCTGTGCtcagtttcctctctctctgattggctgctgctctgtgtcctGTAGTGGAAAGAGAAAGCTCACAGTCACAGGATCCCACCTAGAGTTGTGTGGAAGGATCGTACacgaaacacaaaacagacagacgtCAACCTCCCATACAGGAAGTCAAACCTCCCAGAGACAGCAATTTACAGGTGGGtctctccacaaacacaatgttGCACTGCATTACTATCATCATATCATGTCAGTCTGCATTACAGTACATCGTCACATTCATCCCCAACAGCTAAGTATAGCACATTAGACTGTTAAACTGCATTTCATCAAGTCACTTGTGTCTTTACAAATGTGCACAAGCATTTTCTGTTATGCTTCAGTATGTCCGTCAAATCATCTAGTATTGTTATCTTCTCTGACATCACATTTATGTTATTACTGTGTTCAACCAGTGTCCACTCTGTTTCCTTGTATTCTGTCGTATATCATCACATtactgtgtttatatgtaaCATCTTCCTCATGTCATGATATGGCAACAcatgtatctatatatataacataatgtttttttatattctctACAGACTCTCACT carries:
- the LOC104930591 gene encoding uncharacterized protein LOC104930591, coding for MHLHPYNSTLPVEGLDVTVKVRLGNTHINDSLKISNCADIRGPPTSVLCRKCIQAGCGWSTNGCSWTQQGEQNDSACKMITSGTNFSVSLNLNSHTFFL